A segment of the Nerophis lumbriciformis linkage group LG08, RoL_Nlum_v2.1, whole genome shotgun sequence genome:
AGGTCGGCTTCGGGCTCCTCACTAACTGGGAAGGAAATGTCACTCATGGGTTCCTCCTTTATCCTGGGGGGCTTGGAGTCCTCCAGAGCCTTCTCTGGATTCACCAGCCTTTCATATTCTTCTGACAGATCATTACTGACCTGGAATGACATAATACAGAATATTAAATCACTAATATTCAAAATTAAATGGATAaaatggattcactcgagggagtacttgagagtgctcccccgggtgattccctcgttctactgggggacttcaatgctcatgttggcagcgacagtgaaacctggagaggcgtgattgggaagaatggctgcccggatctgaacccgagcggtgttttgttattggacttttgtgcccgtcacagattgtccataacgaacacaatgttcaagcataagggtgtccatatgtgcacttggcaccaggacaccctaggccgcagttccatgatcgactttgtagttgtgtcatcggatttgcggcctcatgtcttggacactcgggtaaagagaggggcggagctttctaccgatcaccacctggtggtgagttggctgcgatggtgggggaggatgccggacagacctggcaggcccaaacgcattgtgagggtttgctgggaacgtctggcagagtctcctgtcagagagagtttcaattcccacctccggaagaactttgaacatgtcacgagggaggtactggacattgagtccgaatggaccatgttccgcgcctctattgtcgaggcggctgattggagctgtggccgcaaggtagttggtgcctgtcgtggcggtaatcctagaacccgttggtggacaccggcggtgagggatgccgtcaagctgaagaaggagtcctatcaggttattttggctcataggactcctgaggcagcggacaggtaccgacaggccaagcggtgtgcggcttcagcggtcgcagaggcaaaaactcggacaaggggggagttcggggaagccatggaaaacgacttccggacggcttcgaagcaattctggaccaccatccgcggcctcaggaaagggaagcagtgcactatcaacaccgtgtatggcgaggatggtgttctgctgacctcgactgcggatgttgtggatcggtggagggaatacttcgaagacctcctcaatcccaccaacacgtcttcctatgaggaagcagtgcctggggaatctgtggtgggctctcctatttctggggctgaggttgctgaggtagttaaaaagctcctcggtggcaaggccccgggggtggatgagatccgcccggatttccttaaggctctggatgctgtggggctgtcttggttgacaagactctgcagcatcgcgtggacatcgggggcggtacctctgaattggcagaccggggtggtggttcctctctttaagaaggggaaccggagggtgtgttctaactatcgtgggatcacactcctcagccttcccggtaaggtctattcgggtgtactggagaggaggctacgccggatagtcgaacctcggattcaggaggaacagtgtggttttcgtcctggtcgtggaactgtggaccagctctatactctcggcagggtccttgagggtgcatgggagtttgcccaaccagtctacatgtgttttgtggacttggagaaggcattcgaccgtgtccctcgggaagtcctgtggagagtgctcagggagtatggggtatcggactgtctgattgtggcactccgctccctgtatgctcagtgccagagcttggtccgcattgccggcagtaagtcggacacgtttccagtgagggttggactccgccaaggctgccctttgtcaccgattctgttcataacttttatggacagaattgctaggcgcagtcaaggcgttgaggggatctggtttggtggctgcaggattaggtctctgctttttgcagatgatgtggtcctgatggcttcatctggacaggatcttcagctctcgctggatcggttcgcagccgagtgtgaagcgactgggatgagaatcagcacctccaagtccgagtccatggttctcgcccggaaaagggtggagtgccatctccgggttggggaggagatcttgccccaagtggaggagttcaagtaccgcggagtcttgttcacgagtgagggaagagtggatcgtgagatcgacaggcggatcggtgcggcgtcttcagtaatgcggacgctgtatcgatccgttgtggtgaagaaggagctgagccggaaggcaaagctctcaatttaccggtcgatctacgttcccatcctcacctatggtcatgagctttgggttatgaccgaaaggacaagatcacgggtacaagcggccgaaatgagtttcctccgccgggtggcggggctctcccttagagatagggtgagaagctctgccatccggggggagctcaaagtaaagccgctgctcctccacatcgagaggagccagatgaggtggttcgggcatctggtcaggatgccacccgagcgcctccctagggaggtgtttagggcacgtccgaccggtaggaggccgcggggaagacccaggacacgttgggaagactatgtcccccggctggcctgggaacgcctcggggtcccacgggaagagctggacgaagtggctggggagagggaagtctgggcttccctgcttaggctgctgcccccgcgacccgacctcggataagcggaagaagatggatggatggatggatggaatattcaaAATAAACCTTGATTGTCTATAACACCACATAATTGATTGTCCCTTTCAGAATTAAAACACCAATAAGTGACCATGGTGTGATGTATTCACACTTCACAGAAATGTAATAATTAATATTGATTAATTCCTCACCGGACAATTAATGTTGTGCTAAATTTGGAAGTGAGGAGCAGTTACGTTaatatagaataaataaataaataaacttacaGATTGCCATGGACTTTTACTGACTTCATAAAATGTTGGTATTGATGCACACCAGTTAAAAATGGTGATGTGGCTTTTAGACACAAAACAAAGTGGCTTCATAAAATAAGACTCTCATCTCCCGTTTGTATGTCATTAACTACATAAacgagttagctctctgtgatcacggcactgCTAAAAGTAGTACTTTAACATTAAGGCTTATAATAACTagatcgctaatacttggtaaaATATTTAGATCACAAcatggctccaacaccccccgccaccccgaaagggataagcggtagaaaatggatggatggatggatgtaaaatgactattgttggcagtttttggattatTTTCTCGAGGGATTTTTAGGCGCGATATATGCAATGATGTTTTGaatcccattacctccattgttagctgacttttgctcacGCTTATTTACGAGTaagaatgctttaaaaaaaaaaagaaagataaacATGTGTgcctgtcttacatagggatagtaaatgataggcaacactttttaaaaaagtgcagttccccttgggATGGGAGAATACATTCAAGCCCTGGTTTGACTGGGAACGCCCACATTTCAGTTTTGAGCCACCCAATGTACACATCTTGGATGAAGGCATGCAGGCAAAGACTGCCCAGCGCCGAAAATCCGCGCAATTGCACAACTTTTTCCACTTAAACGCAAGGGAGAATAGGCCCCCTACAACCtggaaaaaaaactttaattgCCAAGCTGAATGGTTTGTAATTTGCATTTACAATATTTGTCAGAACCCATGACAAGTTGATATAATCCTACAAATTACAGTGCTGCATTATTCCCTCACCTTAAACATGTAGCTGTGATAATCCTTGATGCGCACTTGCCAGAAGCGTTGCAGGGCCAGCACACTGCCGATGCCCACCTCGTGGAATACCTGCTCCATCACGTCCGGGAAGGGGCTGGCCCCCAGCCGCGCCTCCCTGTCCACTGCTACCCGCAGGAGGCGGGTTAGGCGCAGATAGTGCTCATGAACTATGTCGGTCAGAGTTTCAAGCACACTCTCATGGGCTGTCTCAAAGCCGGCGTGGGCCAAAATGGTGGCCACTGACTGATAGAGGAGCTGTCTGCAGGACGGCCAACTCAGCTCTGTGACTGGCTCACCTTTACCCCTGATATTGGAGAACCCGATGAGAAACAAAGTGATAAGACCACATAGAAAGACAAATTAAAAAATGCTTACTTATAGAAGTCACTTTCAGGGTCACTGTGGCGGAGCTGGAAGGGCTGCCAGGGAGCTTTGCTGTCAAGCGGCAGCAAGTCATCAGGCATGGCAGGCGGGGTGGGAGGCTGCAAGGGCAGATGTGTTTCAACATCCTCGGGCTTTCCGCCAGCCTCGGAGGACGCCACGCTCTGACCCTGGGCAGTCGCCAAAAGTGCACGAAGGCGGCGGACGTGCTGGCACAGTTGCACCGTGTGAATGGTGAGACTGCAAGGCTCCGACGGGATGTCCAGCATCGTGGTAGGGCGCGGCCGCTGGGCTGACGGCTGATGTAGGGGAGGATCCTGCATCTCCACCGATCGAAACTCACGCTGGAGCAAATCGAAGGAGCTCCGACTGGGAGGAGCCCCTGCGGGCCCAGGGATCTCACCCCAGTAGCGCATCATGATGAGAGGATGCGATGTTGATCAAAGTTGGTGTTCAGTCGACACACTGAGAAAATGGACACAAATAAGAGACAAACATGTTAAAAGTTGCCAAAATAGCTGTAAAtataacaattccaacattttgatattaaatatttaaatacagaAGAACTCTTCTGTATTTaatctggggcggtatagctcagttggtagagtggccgtgccagcaacttgagggttccaggttcgatccccgcttccgccatcttagtcactgccgttgtgtccttgggcaagacactttacccacctgctcccagttccacccacaacatccatccattttctaccgcttattccctttggggtcgcggggggcgctggaccctatctcagctacaatcgggcggaaggcggggtacaccctggacaagtttaaatgtaacttagatattgggtttcactatgtaaagcgctttgagtcactagagaaaaagtgctatataaatatcattcacttcacttcttatTTTGGACACGTCCGGTGCACTTTTTAGAATGTGTGTGTTGTTGACAATCACAGAATGAAACAATAATATGAATCTGCACATCAACACATGTTTACATATGATTTCTAAAGGGAGTCATCAGCCAATTTAAGTTACAGTACACTGTAAACATGTCCATTAAAAGAAACGTCTTCACTTTGTGTTAATCGGCTACATTCGGCTAACGTTCCCTGTTTAGTTGTCTCACACACTTAATACGATCAACAATTGTGGCTACTTAAAATAACGATCAACTATATATGGTAGTATTTAATTGTTTGATTCATGCAATTTACAATTGATGAAAAACAACGTTTTGCGGTCGACACAAGCTTTAGAAAGGCAAAACATGTTTACTGCTTTGCGGCGCACGACTAGATTACGTACATGAATATTAAATTGACAGAAAGCATGCTTACTACTGTGGAAAAACAGAATAGTAACTCACGTTTTCCATAAAAAAGGTTTGTTGAGGTCAGGACAAATGAGCTTCGTTTTTTCAAATTAATGTTTCACCGGAAGTAACTATTTTGCTTTTTCCGgtgatatataaaaatacatttgctTCCGCAAgaactaaagaaaaaaaatattctgaaaaATACCCTTAATTTAATCCAATGATAATGCTTGTAATAGTTTTGAtgaaatatttttgttatttaaatgCTTTGTATGTTTTGTATCAAGAGACAAAACCCGGGCACAATTGGCAGTCGCACCAAACAAACATGGCCGCCACGCAGCAGAAAGACATGAGTTCGTCAAACATGGATGAAAAAGAGACCAACGCGGTGGAAATAGACGGCATTTCCTCCATTAATCACGACGAGCAACCCGAAAAGAAAGAAATACCCACCGACGACCAAGAAACAGCGGCCCCCTTTAAAAAACCAGCGTTCTTCGCGGTGCCTTCTCTTGCTCGCAAACGCAGTCTAAACGCTGCTTCTCCATCCAAACCAGAAGCTGAGACAAGAACCAAGGAAGAACTCGGCGACGCTCCAGTTGTTAACCCTAATTGTGAGTTATCAGCGGGTGATAACACAACGCCACAAGATAATATAAACACCGATAAACATGGAGACCTTTCTCCGGTGAAGGTGAAAGCAGAAGCTAAACAGAAAACATGCCAGGTACCGCCTGCTGGCAACATCCCTCCCGTGCCGTACGCAGAGCCGCAGTGGGCCGGCCCGCCACCAGACGACGCGTATGCTCTTGAAATTCTAAAAAACGGCACCATAGTAGACCGGGTGCCCCTCACGCTGAAAAGTTACTTTGTGGTTGGACGTTTACCGGTGTGCGACGTCTCTCTGGAGCATCCTTCTATCTCCAGGTACCATGCTGTCATTCAATACCGCCAGCAGCCCGGCGAGACGGGATGTGTGGGTGAGGAACCCGGCTTCTACGTCCACGACCTCAGCAGCACGCACGGTACTGTCGTCAACAAGAATAAGATTCCTCCTAAGACGTACATCAGACTCCGTGTTGGACATGTCCTCAAGTTTGGAGGCAGCACAAGACTTTTCATCCTCCAGGTAAATAGTCTGACTCTCTTTCTGATAGATAACTACTTTTTTTTAGGTTTGTTTTTAGTTTAACTTTGGgtgcgattttttttttagttctgtcGACTACCATTAGCAATTTATTTAGAATAGGAGAACATCTGATTATATATATTATCATAGCAGTGTCAGtcaggactgcaatctatttgtggcagtggGTTGCTGCCACTAATTTGCATAACTGACCATGAAATATTTATACAGCAGCATAGGCGTggggacaatgccgagcacccacgtgggattgatggcaaattctttctcaccaccaagcaaaaaccgtgcatgctaagttaaagttaaagtaccaatgattgtcacacacacacaaggtgtggtgaaatttgtcctctgcatttgacccatccccttgatcaccccctgggaggtgaggggagcagtgggctgcagcgatgccgcgcctgggaataattttttggtgatttaacccccaattccaacccttgatgctgagtgccaagcagggaggtaatgggtctcatttttatagtctttggtatgactcggccggggtttgaactcacaacctaccgatctcagggcggacactctaaccactaggccactgagtaggtggcctaggcctctacactaagccggctaaggttatccagggtaaataccACCTaacatccttgtccacacacacacaatggatgTTTAAGACCCTCTCcccccgtccgccggcgcaacgcgacctaatacgcatgcgcggaaaatgcgcacgtcatagtcacctccagtgttgctttgtgtgcaagttcttaaatttaacttatctgaacaatatccagtgttgtcgtATTTCAGTTAACtgcaatccagtgtgctgtggggccctattgtagtgaatcacacctgagccatcataaattaattaaatctttattggacatgtgaaagtatacaatgtgacaaagaacattttacaacaatcaatctcggaATCTAGATGtcaggtcaggacactcctcactcttttgccttcacctccattggccatttgtttttggtgacttgatatactctggacctagacgttgagtcggcgacatacatggcggacaataactgatgcagtctgctttgccagtccaaatgcattcacagttttccgtagtcttccctcgacgaccaggtaatacaaagcacacgcaaccttttttatcacatccacgggagcccgcattctcgttgactcttttTTGACAAAtgcacaaagtttttcggtaagtagaatcacagctgacctcaacatttgaaagttattttaccgtctgagaagtgttgtatccgaaatagctgcaatcgctttctcttaaggtattcaagtgtgatttccacaagcgtctgtacagacggaaggagaaacacgggcatgactggatgactcgcctccatatttccagtggttacctccgagttacgaaaccgttttattttgaagctggctgtggcgcgttctttctaatgtcactttctgtgtggggcgcggtctttctggcgtcactccctctccaaactcagtttgtaaacgatcaatgagtccatacagagctcagagacggagattcaagaaatacacggcgcacttacccgtgtaaaaaattgtccgaggaggggcacCTTAAacaatagtttagtgtggctgaaacaaagcttaggctaaataattattcatttaaggggttatccggcttagtgtagacatagcctcagaaa
Coding sequences within it:
- the supt7l gene encoding STAGA complex 65 subunit gamma produces the protein MMRYWGEIPGPAGAPPSRSSFDLLQREFRSVEMQDPPLHQPSAQRPRPTTMLDIPSEPCSLTIHTVQLCQHVRRLRALLATAQGQSVASSEAGGKPEDVETHLPLQPPTPPAMPDDLLPLDSKAPWQPFQLRHSDPESDFYKGKGEPVTELSWPSCRQLLYQSVATILAHAGFETAHESVLETLTDIVHEHYLRLTRLLRVAVDREARLGASPFPDVMEQVFHEVGIGSVLALQRFWQVRIKDYHSYMFKVSNDLSEEYERLVNPEKALEDSKPPRIKEEPMSDISFPVSEEPEADLASGDQTLPMGVLGAHGERLSSGLDGDHSPHTSGGGVANNSPLWPHVKVEPQDGDDGQSTAAHHHHHHHPHHHHLGGDVFEEGGPMSTMSESVGAMAPSPAGSASDGTYASHSPDSLMSTSPVFNHRPKKRARKM